Proteins encoded within one genomic window of Felis catus isolate Fca126 chromosome C1, F.catus_Fca126_mat1.0, whole genome shotgun sequence:
- the CDC42SE1 gene encoding CDC42 small effector protein 1: protein MSEFWHKLGCCVVEKPQPKKKRRRIDRTMIGEPMNFVHLTHIGSGEMGAGDGLTMTGAVQEQMRSKGNRDRPWSNSRGL from the exons ATGAGTGAATTCTGGCACAAACTAGGTTGCTGCGTGGTAGAGAAACCCCAGCCG aagaagaagaggagacgAATTGACCGGACCATGATTGGGGAACCAATGAATTTTGTCCACCTGACTCACATTGGCTCTGGGGAGATGGGGGCCGGAGATGGACTTACCATG ACAGGTGCTGTCCAGGAGCAGATGAGATCCAAGGGAAACCGAGACAGGCCATGGAGCAATTCTAGGGGCTTGTAG
- the CC1H1orf56 gene encoding protein MENT — protein sequence MVPAAGALLWALLLSLGPRVAGAQGLTSTESQRVSFRSGVPMSRNYRTTPRTGAPKKMRVTMEDEDDLVAHADRLAGPAAAELLASTVATGVRKSIVSSPEEDESLEEGVVINARKSNVSGEALRATSNTARMPNPRFKANTQEPEIRMSSSDQRANTWMSTEDLVHPESTMSQWSTAGSTPRPWPHPSPTAMPPAEDLRLVLMPWGPWHCHCRSGTMSRSRAGRLQGLSGRLRVGALSQLHTEHRPCTYQQCPCNRLREECPLDAGLCPDTSCTTQTTTTTTTTTTTTTTTTPIPPLSSRLRPTPFLFGPSPSPSPSPSPALAFWRRVRIGLEDIWNSLSSVFTEMQPLERNRR from the exons ATGGTCCCCGCCGCCGGCGCGCTGCTCTGGGCCCTGCTGCTGAGTCTGGGGCCCCGGGTGGCGGGGGCCCAAGGCCTGACTTCCACCGAGTCGCAGCGGGTAAGTTTCCGCTCCGGGGTCCCGATGTCCCGCAACTACCGGACCACCCCCCGGACCGGCGCTCCCAAGAAGATGAGGGTAACAATGGAGGACGAGGATGACCTCGTGGCCCATGCCGACCGCCTGGCAGGCCCGGCCGCGGCCGAGCTTTTGGCCTCCACGGTGGCCACAGGCGTCAGAAAGTCAATTGTGTCATCGCCGGAGGAAGATGAGTCTTTGGAAGAGGGGGTTGTGATCAACGCCAGAAAGAGTAATGTGAGCGGAGAGGCTCTCCGAGCGACTTCCAATACGGCGAGGATGCCCAACCCGAGGTTTAAAGCAAATACCCAGGAGCCCGAGatcaggatgtcttcttcagaCCAGCGGGCCAACACGTGGATGTCCACTGAGGACTTGGTTCATCCCGAGAGTACCATGAGCCAGTGGTCAACAGCAGggtccaccccgagaccgtggcCACACCCCTCACCAACAGCCATGCCGCCAGCAGAGGACCTGCGGCTGGTTCTCATGCCCTGGGGCCCATGGCACTGCCACTGCAGGTCAGGCACCATGAGCCGGTCCAGGGCAGGCAGGCTGCAAGGCCTTTCCGGGCGCCTTCGAGTTGGAGCACTGAGCCAACTCCACACAGAGCACCGGCCTTGTACCTACCAGCAGTGTCCCTGCAACCGGCTTAGGGAGGAGTGCCCTCTGGACGCTGGTCTCTGCCCTGACACCAGCTGCACCACtcagaccaccaccaccaccaccaccaccaccactaccaccaccactaccactccCATACCGCCCCTCAGCTCTAGACTCAGACCCACCCCCTTCCTCtttggccccagccccagccccagccccagccccagtccaGCCCTTGCTTTTTGGAGACGAGTCCGGATCGGGCTGGAGGATATTTGGAACAGTCTGTCTTCAGTGTTCACAGAGATGCAACCA CTAGAGAGAAACCGCAGGTAA
- the MLLT11 gene encoding protein AF1q, which translates to MRDPVSSQYSSFLFWRMPIPELDLSELEGLGLSDTSTYKIKDSSAGKMTGQPTGVEQEKHSEGDALLEYSTFNFWRAPIASIHSFELDLL; encoded by the coding sequence ATGAGGGACCCTGTGAGTAGCCAGTACAGCTCCTTTCTTTTCTGGAGGATGCCCATTCCAGAGCTGGATCTGTCGGAGCTGGAAGGCCTGGGTCTGTCAGATACATCCACCTACAAGATCAAAGACAGCAGCGCTGGCAAGATGACCGGGCAACCAACTGGAGTTGAACAGGAGAAACACTCCGAAGGCGATGCCCTCCTGGAGTACAGCACCTTCAACTTCTGGAGAGCTCCCATTGCCAGCATCCACTCCTTCGAATTGGACTTGCTTTAA